The following proteins come from a genomic window of Bactrocera tryoni isolate S06 chromosome 1, CSIRO_BtryS06_freeze2, whole genome shotgun sequence:
- the LOC120780277 gene encoding uncharacterized protein LOC120780277: protein MSMSSRFAFPLLLIIRALLLSASDHVEIISESNNEINGKHFGPNAKDILHNVIPQGGTNPLPTYAKAVAYNGSTKDNVMPHSDEYLDRNQRLCFERRSLLSCIKYRASKIIWMLATNKLGYFPNEYSRALAEDQRRVRVIQLGEPADIMVFEDARSLQGDSEFVRIAKFLKRAAETFSRNHAVQVKLSSETGARILDSEVDGRSRHDRKRRKWLVILPLIILLKIAHLKMSVVTLLLGVLGLNVLLVGGMGWLIHYLKFKTLCKIHPHLVQSHSHVYDSDPADYSSFIGSSFPGSYYSGAGGGIHEVNGKDWATSKAYNGGNYLDTISKRLK from the exons ATGTCAATGTCATCTAGATTCGCCTTTCCATTGTTGTTGATAATACGAGCACTTCTGCTCAGTGCCAGTGACCATGTGGAAATAATATCTGAATCTAACAATGAAATCAACGGTAAACATTTTGGTCCAAATGCAAAGGATATATTGCATAATGTTATACCTCAGGGTGGGACTAATCCATTGCCTACCTATGCCAAGGCTGTGGCTTACAATGGGAGCACAAAAGACAACGTAATGCCGCACAGTGATGAATACTTGGATCGTAATCAGCGCCTTTGCTTCGAGAGACGAAGCTTGCTTTCCTGTATTAAATACAGGGCTTCGAAAATAATTTGGATGTTGGCTACCAACAAGCTTGGCTACTTCCCCAATGAGTACAGTCGTGCATTGGCGGAGGATCAACGTCGCGTACGCGTCATACAGTTAGGTGAACCGGCTGATATCATGGTTTTCGAAGATGCTCGGAGTTTACAAG GTGATAGTGAGTTTGTGCGCATTGCGAAGTTTCTCAAACGTGCAGCCGAGACCTTTAGCCGCAATCATGCTGTACAAGTGAAGTTATCTAGCGAAACAGGTGCGCGCATTTTGGACTCCGAAGTTG ATGGGCGTTCACGCCATGACCGCAAGCGCCGCAAATGGCTCGTCATACTGCCACTCATCATTCTGTTGAAAATCGCCCACCTTAAAATGAGCGTTGTGACTTTGCTGCTAGGCGTTCTTGGGCTGAATGTGCTGTTGGTGGGCGGCATGGGCTGGTTGATACACTATCTAAAATTCAAGACCTTGTGTAAAATACATCCGCATTTGGTGCAATCGCATTCGCACGTTTACGACTCCGATCCGGCTG ATTATTCCTCATTCATTGGCAGTAGCTTTCCTGGCTCCTATTATAGCGGCGCTGGTGGCGGTATTCATGAAGTTAACGGAAAAGATTGGGCCACAAGTAAGGCGTATAATGGCGGCAATTATTTAGACACCATCAGTAAGCGGCTGAAATAG